In Phragmites australis chromosome 24, lpPhrAust1.1, whole genome shotgun sequence, the following are encoded in one genomic region:
- the LOC133907771 gene encoding myosin-binding protein 1-like: MAAQTRSTSQRFWYMLSYACSELCLIILLYVAAVASYAATRWARICRLKAPCLVCSRLDHALHGKPWFSVDLVCAAHRSEISSLSYCKSHNQLARSDDLCKRCLLACTGLVACPALGVSEEVNSRSRSRSKRLCSCCSESFKNARNALKLSQSVNDAESSDTVNVVEETNERSQFAASDSNVAMPSKVIPEEVPADHPKEKTFVVGIEEVNESDGSPGSDGQSTKDNGPSTNAVTAKPVTYRSAAPTRIAVDRNSSVKNAFIVSVNLPSPRPSEIISARDNNSTTQQEVKALLSQMSSARAIDSSSREGAPSPGINIQTDESRRPSLERNYSVLEPTDGNLAEDIEGESSVENLKKHLELNKKSMAALYKELDEERSASAVAASQTMAMINRLQEEKAAMQMEALQYLRMMEEQADHDHEAIQNLHDLLTEREKELLDMDAELASCRRLLQNEPFNVGRFDGSDTRDDINVAFELLDGKGFVKSTMAYFEDEKAYILESLSRLEENLCISTNRLASDVAKNRQENILLEDHTRDDGQYLENSQLDGRSPPMSRRHLSSESTSIQQHDENESIKENHKDKCSCSPLDNDKMSDVKSIKNEISLLNTRLEALEADQKFLKQVLGSLKCGSDGLQCVQEITSHLVELRRVVTR, encoded by the exons ATGGCTGCGCAAACCCGTTCGACATCGCAGCGATTCTGGTACATGCTGTCCTACGCTTGCAGTGAGCTCTGCTTGATCATACTGCTCTATGTTGCTGCTGTGGCATCATACGCAGCGACAAGGTGGGCGCGCATCTGCAGGCTGAAGGCGCCTTGCCTCGTTTGCTCAAGGCTGGACCATGCCCTCCATGGCAAGCCATGGTTCTCTGTGGATTTGGTTTGCGCCGCACATCGGTCAGAGATCTCATCTTTGTCTTACTGCAAGAGCCATAACCAGCTTGCACGCTCTGATGATCTCTGCAAAAGATGCCTCCTTGCATGCACCGGGCTGGTCGCTTGCCCAGCGTTAGGTGTCAGCGAGGAGGTTAACTCTCGGTCCAGATCGAGGTCCAAACGGTTATGTTCTTGTTGTTCAGAGTCATTCAAGAATGCTCGCAATGCACTAAAGCTTTCTCAATCTGTGAATGATGCGGAGTCTTCAGATACCGTGAATGTTGTGGAGGAGACTAACGAAAGGAGCCAATTTGCTGCAAGTGACAGCAATGTTGCCATGCCATCAAAGGTTATACCTGAAGAAGTCCCTGCAGATCATCCAAAAGAAAAGA CTTTTGTGGTGGGAATTGAAGAAGTCAACGAATCAGATGGTTCACCTGGCTCAGATGGACAATCTACAAAGGACAATGGTCCTTCTACAAATGCTGTGACAGCAAAGCCAGTGACCTATAGATCAGCCGCACCGACACGCATTGCTGTTGACCGGAACAGCAGTGTAAAAAATGCATTCATTGTTAGTGTGAATTTGCCATCTCCTCGTCCATCAGAAATAATCTCTGCCAGGGACAACAATTCAACAACTCAGCAAGAAGTGAAAGCACTTCTTTCTCAGATGTCTTCTGCAAGGGCCATTGACAGTTCTTCGAGGGAAGGGGCACCTAGCCCTGGTATCAATATTCAGACTGATGAAAGCAGAAGACCATCGCTTGAGAGGAATTATTCTGTGCTGGAACCTACAGATGGGAACCTCGCCGAGGATATTGAAGGGGAGAGTTCTGTTGAGAATCTAAAGAAACACCTTGAGCTCAATAAGAAATCAATGGCAGCtctttacaaagagcttgatgaagaaaggagtgcTTCAGCGGTTGCAGCTAGCCAGACGATGGCCATGATCAATAGATTGCAGGAGGAAAAGGCAGCAATGCAGATGGAAGCACTGCAATATCTGAGGATGATGGAAGAGCAGGCTGACCACGACCATGAAGCAATACAGAATCTACATGATTTACTTAcagagagggagaaagaatTACTAGACATGGATGCTGAACTTGCGAGCTGCCGGAGGCTCCTTCAGAATGAGCCATTCAATGTTGGGAGATTTGATGGCAGTGATACAAGAGATGACATAAATGTGGCATTTGAATTATTGGATGGTAAAGGTTTCGTGAAGAGCACCATGGCGTATTTCGAAGACGAAAAGGCATATATTTTGGAATCCTTGAGCAGATTGGAGGAAAATCTCTGCATTTCCACAAACAGACTTGCTTCTGATGTCGCCAAAAATCGTCAAGAGAACATATTGTTAGAAGATCACACAAGGGATGATGGCCAGTACTTGGAGAATTCTCAATTGGATGGCCGGAGCCCACCAATGAGTCGGAGACACTTAAGTAGTGAATCGACTTCTATTCAACAGCATGATGAAAATGAATCCATTAAGGAGAACCACAAGGATAAATGTTCATGTTCTCCTTTAGACAATGACAAGATGAGTGATGTGAAAAGTATTAAGAATGAAATTTCACTACTGAATACAAGACTGGAGGCACTTGAAGCTGATCAGAAGTTTCTCAAGCAGGTCCTGGGTTCCCTCAAATGTGGTAGTGATGGACTGCAGTGCGTACAGGAGATAACCAGCCATTTAGTAGAGTTGCGAAGAGTTGTGACTCGATGA